A genome region from Trichosurus vulpecula isolate mTriVul1 chromosome 5, mTriVul1.pri, whole genome shotgun sequence includes the following:
- the LOC118851673 gene encoding 60S ribosomal protein L24-like — translation MKVELCSFSGYKIYPGHGRRYAGTDGKVFQFLNAKCESAFLSKRNPRQINWTVLYRRKHKKGQSEEIQKKRTRRAVKFQRAITGASLADIMAKRNQKPEVRKAQREQAIRAAKEAKKAKQATKKTAASAAKAPTKAAPKQKIVKPVKVSAPRVGGKR, via the coding sequence ATGAAGGTCGAGCTGTGCAGCTTCAGCGGGTACAAGATCTACCCAGGTCACGGGAGGCGCTACGCCGGCACGGACGGGAAGGTTTTCCAATTTTTGAATGCAAAATGCGAGTCTGCATTCCTTTCAAAGAGGAACCCCCGGCAGATCAATTGGACTGTCCTGTATAGAAGAAAGCACAAGAAGGGACAGTCGGAAGAGATTCAAAAGAAAAGGACACGCCGGGCTGTCAAATTCCAGAGGGCTATCACTGGGGCTTCTCTTGCTGATATAATGGCCAAGAGGAACCAGAAACCTGAAGTTAGAAAGGCCCAACGAGAACAAGCCATCAGGGCTgccaaggaagcaaaaaaagctAAACAAGCAACAAAGAAGACAGCTGCATCTGCTGCTAAGGCTCCTACAAAGGCAGCACCTAAACAAAAAATTGTGAAGCCT